From the Ciona intestinalis chromosome 2, KH, whole genome shotgun sequence genome, one window contains:
- the LOC100179168 gene encoding uncharacterized protein LOC100179168 isoform X1, protein MSKSEKTPLLQTTSLSTDHKDTHTTATAGSTMSATTTTSAGTSQVETTTLISAAAPNKQASTEKKSSDEPKKKQAPVLHREVKITNPDEIDHMKLLLELRKRFQEKFLKWKKRTGVFKLANLIVTLLIISIQVAQVIVFQLPTHVLPTAQKTAIATILPSVTSAVLAIQLKLGWSEKSTKCKRAAAMYNKLASHAEYRIDMLECGGKFHDTTKIWNTALVSEASEIPSFLSAY, encoded by the exons ATGAGCAAGAGTGAGAAAA caCCGCTGCTACAAACGACAAGCTTATCTACCGATCACAAGGACACTCATACAACAGCCACTGCGGGTTCTACCATGTCAGCTACAACAACTACGAGTGCCGGAACAAGCCAAGTTGAAACAACAACTCTTATCTCTGCAGCCGCACCCAATAAAC AAGCTTCCACGGAAAAGAAAAGTTCTGACGAACCAAAAAAGAAGCAAGCACCTGTACTGCACCGAGAAGTTAAG ATCACCAATCCCGATGAAATAGACCACATGAAACTGCTACTAGAATTAAGAAAGCGATTCCAGGAAAAATTCTTGAAATGGAAAAAGCGGACTGGAGTTTTTAAACTCGCAAACCTCATAGTCACCCTGTTGATCATCTCCATACAAGTAGCACAG GTGATAGTATTTCAACTTCCCACACATGTCTTACCAACTGCTCAAAAAACGGCTATAGCAACAATTCTGCCATCTGTAACAAGTGCAGTGCTGGCTATTCAGTTGAAACTGGGTTGGTCTGAAAAGAGCACTAAATGCAAACGAG CTGCTGCGATGTACAACAAACTTGCCAGTCATGCCGAGTACAGGATTGACATGTTAGAATGTGGCGGGAAATTTCATGACACGACGAAGATCTGGAACACAGCTCTAGTGTCTGAAGCGAGCGAAATTCCATCATTCCTTTCAGCCTATTAA
- the LOC100179168 gene encoding uncharacterized protein LOC100179168 isoform X2, translating into MSKSEKTPLLQTTSLSTDHKDTHTTATAGSTMSATTTTSAGTSQVETTTLISAAAPNKPSTEKKSSDEPKKKQAPVLHREVKITNPDEIDHMKLLLELRKRFQEKFLKWKKRTGVFKLANLIVTLLIISIQVAQVIVFQLPTHVLPTAQKTAIATILPSVTSAVLAIQLKLGWSEKSTKCKRAAAMYNKLASHAEYRIDMLECGGKFHDTTKIWNTALVSEASEIPSFLSAY; encoded by the exons ATGAGCAAGAGTGAGAAAA caCCGCTGCTACAAACGACAAGCTTATCTACCGATCACAAGGACACTCATACAACAGCCACTGCGGGTTCTACCATGTCAGCTACAACAACTACGAGTGCCGGAACAAGCCAAGTTGAAACAACAACTCTTATCTCTGCAGCCGCACCCAATAAAC CTTCCACGGAAAAGAAAAGTTCTGACGAACCAAAAAAGAAGCAAGCACCTGTACTGCACCGAGAAGTTAAG ATCACCAATCCCGATGAAATAGACCACATGAAACTGCTACTAGAATTAAGAAAGCGATTCCAGGAAAAATTCTTGAAATGGAAAAAGCGGACTGGAGTTTTTAAACTCGCAAACCTCATAGTCACCCTGTTGATCATCTCCATACAAGTAGCACAG GTGATAGTATTTCAACTTCCCACACATGTCTTACCAACTGCTCAAAAAACGGCTATAGCAACAATTCTGCCATCTGTAACAAGTGCAGTGCTGGCTATTCAGTTGAAACTGGGTTGGTCTGAAAAGAGCACTAAATGCAAACGAG CTGCTGCGATGTACAACAAACTTGCCAGTCATGCCGAGTACAGGATTGACATGTTAGAATGTGGCGGGAAATTTCATGACACGACGAAGATCTGGAACACAGCTCTAGTGTCTGAAGCGAGCGAAATTCCATCATTCCTTTCAGCCTATTAA